Proteins co-encoded in one Quercus robur chromosome 8, dhQueRobu3.1, whole genome shotgun sequence genomic window:
- the LOC126695178 gene encoding fatty-acid-binding protein 3, chloroplastic isoform X2, with protein MVGASAIPIPTPLSLSTPIPRISSLRRISNPTLSLCQTHYFSLLVTFPLHFSPHKHRRTQTHFSPNASSSSSGYREKSFAIIGVKVYAAGLYVNPSILSELNAWKGQSTTKIQEIPSLFNSIFQSPLEKSLKIVLVRDVDGKTFWDAFDDAISPRIKAPTSIDESALSTFRCIFQGRPLKKGTFIFLTWLEPSKMLVCVSLDGLPSNVEATIESGSVTLALFDVFFGNGPVSPSLKDSVAKGLATILK; from the exons ATGGTTGGAGCATCAGCAATTCCAATTCCCACTCCACTCTCACTCTCAACACCCATTCCCAGAATTTCTTCTCTGAGAAGAATTTCAAATCCCACACTGTCATTGTGCCAAACccactatttctctctcttagttacatttcctcttcatttttctcCCCACAAGCATCGTAGAACACAGACCCATTTCTCTCCAAATGCTTCGTCTTCATCTTCAG GATACAGGGAGAAAAGTTTTGCAATCATTGGTGTTAAAGTCTATGCTGCAGGGCTATATGTAAACCCATCTATTCTAAGTGAATTGAATGCTTGGAAAGGGCAATCAACAACTAAAATTCAAGAGATTCCTTCCCTATTCAACTCAATTTTTCAAT CTCCTTTGGAGAAATCATTAAAGATTGTTCTGGTTAGAGATGTTGATGGTAAAACTTTCTGGGATGCCTTTGATGATGCCATCTCCCCAAGAATCAAAGCACCCACTTCCATTGATGAATCCGCTTTGTCCACATTCCGTTGTATCTTCCAGGGACGACCCCTTAAGAAAGGAACTTTCATATTTTTGACTTGGCTAGAACCATCCAAAATGCTT GTATGTGTCTCATTGGATGGGCTTCCATCTAATGTGGAAGCTACAATTGAGTCAGGAAGTGTGACTCTTGCTCTTTTCgatgtattttttggaaatggaCCTGTTTCTCCCTCCTTAAAAGATTCAGTTGCCAAGGGGTTGGCAACAATCCTCAAGTAG
- the LOC126695178 gene encoding fatty-acid-binding protein 3, chloroplastic isoform X1: MVGASAIPIPTPLSLSTPIPRISSLRRISNPTLSLCQTHYFSLLVTFPLHFSPHKHRRTQTHFSPNASSSSSVVSAEYTEEPATTVKFQRSLSLPGCSGSLSLLGTGYREKSFAIIGVKVYAAGLYVNPSILSELNAWKGQSTTKIQEIPSLFNSIFQSPLEKSLKIVLVRDVDGKTFWDAFDDAISPRIKAPTSIDESALSTFRCIFQGRPLKKGTFIFLTWLEPSKMLVCVSLDGLPSNVEATIESGSVTLALFDVFFGNGPVSPSLKDSVAKGLATILK; encoded by the exons ATGGTTGGAGCATCAGCAATTCCAATTCCCACTCCACTCTCACTCTCAACACCCATTCCCAGAATTTCTTCTCTGAGAAGAATTTCAAATCCCACACTGTCATTGTGCCAAACccactatttctctctcttagttacatttcctcttcatttttctcCCCACAAGCATCGTAGAACACAGACCCATTTCTCTCCAAATGCTTCGTCTTCATCTTCAG TTGTGAGTGCAGAATACACAGAGGAACCAGCAACCACTGTGAAATTTCAAAGGTCTCTTAGTTTGCCAGGTTGCTCGGGTTCATTGTCTTTGCTTGGAACTG GATACAGGGAGAAAAGTTTTGCAATCATTGGTGTTAAAGTCTATGCTGCAGGGCTATATGTAAACCCATCTATTCTAAGTGAATTGAATGCTTGGAAAGGGCAATCAACAACTAAAATTCAAGAGATTCCTTCCCTATTCAACTCAATTTTTCAAT CTCCTTTGGAGAAATCATTAAAGATTGTTCTGGTTAGAGATGTTGATGGTAAAACTTTCTGGGATGCCTTTGATGATGCCATCTCCCCAAGAATCAAAGCACCCACTTCCATTGATGAATCCGCTTTGTCCACATTCCGTTGTATCTTCCAGGGACGACCCCTTAAGAAAGGAACTTTCATATTTTTGACTTGGCTAGAACCATCCAAAATGCTT GTATGTGTCTCATTGGATGGGCTTCCATCTAATGTGGAAGCTACAATTGAGTCAGGAAGTGTGACTCTTGCTCTTTTCgatgtattttttggaaatggaCCTGTTTCTCCCTCCTTAAAAGATTCAGTTGCCAAGGGGTTGGCAACAATCCTCAAGTAG